From a region of the Sesamum indicum cultivar Zhongzhi No. 13 linkage group LG3, S_indicum_v1.0, whole genome shotgun sequence genome:
- the LOC105156899 gene encoding sucrose nonfermenting 4-like protein has translation MYPLGMDYLRESGLVLIPTRFVWPYGGRSVYISGSFTGWTQWPMTPVEGCPTVFQTICSLPPGYHQYKFVVDGEWRYDEHRPFISSNIGTVNTILLTRESDYLTPMLSPQMPPSGPGSSMDVDNEAFQRVVRLLDGTSPEPFPTISEADLEISRHRIAVFMSTHMAYELLPESGKVIALDVELPVKQAFHILHEQGISVAPLWDFSKGKFVGVLSALDFILIMRELGSHGSNLTEEELETHTIAAWKEAKSYMNSQINGQGGVVSRQLVQAGPDDSLKEVALKILQNGVATVPIIHSPSADASNPHLLHLASLSGILKCICRFFKHSPSSLPVLQFPIGAIPLGTWVPKIGDPNRRPLAMLRPSASLSAALNLLIQAQVSSIPIVDDNDSLLDVYSRSDITSLAKDRIYTHINLEETTIHQALQYRDDPFSMYGSNNQRCFMCLRSDPLHKVLERLSQPGVRRLIVVEAGSKHVEGIISLGDVFRFLMSG, from the exons ATGTATCCTCTTGGTATGGATTATTTGCGCGAAAGTGGGCTGGTGTTGATTCCGACGAGGTTTGTGTGGCCTTATGGTGGGAGAAGTGTGTACATCAGTGGCTCGTTTACAGG GTGGACACAGTGGCCAATGACCCCGGTTGAGGGTTGCCCTACAGTGTTTCAGACGATCTGTAGCCTGCCGCCCGGTTATCACCAG TACAAATTTGTGGTTGATGGTGAATGGAGATATGATGAACACCGGCCTTTTATCAGTAGTAACATTGGAACAGTGAACACTATCCTTTTAACCAGGGAATCTGATTACCTTACTCCAATGTTAAGCCCACAAATGCCTCCCTCTGGTCCTGGTTCCAGCATGGATGTAGACAACGAGGCCTTTCAGCGTGTG GTTCGATTGTTAGATGGTACATCCCCTGAACCCTTTCCTACGATATCGGAGGCAGATTTAGAGATTTCCAGGCATCGTATTGCTGTATTCATGTCGACACACATGGCTTATGAGTTGCTCCCTGAATCTGGGAAG GTTATTGCTTTGGATGTTGAACTGCCTGTGAAGCAAGCATTTCATATTCTGCATGAGCAG GGAATCTCTGTTGCACCCTTATGGGACTTCTCAAAGGGAAAATTTGTTGGAGTTCTCAGTGCActggattttattttgattatgagGGAG CTTGGCAGTCATGGGTCCAATTTGACCGAGGAAGAGCTGGAGACACATACTATAGCTGCTTGGAAAGAAGCAAAGTCATATATGAATAGTCAAATTAATGGTCAAGGAGGTGTTGTTTCCAGACAGCTTGTACAA GCTGGGCCTGATGACAGTTTGAAGGAAGTTGCTTTGAAGATTTTGCAAAATGGTGTAGCCACAGTTCCCATTATTCATTCTCCTTCAGCAGATGCCTCAAACCCACATCTGTTACATCTTGCTTCACTTTCTGGAATACTAAAAT GTATTTGCCGGTTTTTTAAGCATTCACCAAGCTCATTACCAGTACTTCAGTTTCCAATTGGTGCAATCCCTTTGGGCACTTGGGTTCCGAAAATTGGAGACCCGAATCGACGGCCATTGGCGATGTTGAGACCCAGTGCTTCACTTAGTGCagcattgaatttattgattcaAG CACAAGTTAGTTCTATCCCTATCGTTGATGATAATGACTCTTTATTGGATGTATATTCTCGAAG TGATATAACCAGTTTGGCAAAGGACAGAATTTATACACACATTAATCTGGAAGAAACAACTATTCATCAG GCATTGCAGTACAGAGACGACCCCTTTTCCATGTATGGGTCCAATAACCAAAGATGTTTTATGTGTTTGCGTTCTGATCCTCTCCATAAGGTCTTGGAGAGATTATCCCAACCAG GGGTGAGACGTCTTATTGTTGTTGAAGCTGGAAGCAAGCACGTAGAGGGGATCATTTCTTTGGGCGATGTTTTCCGGTTTCTCA